TGACGAATGCATACAGCCATGTAATTGTCACCACGATGAAAATATAGAATTCTATCACTCCCAGATTTCCCTTTGTGGTCAACCACTCCCTCTACTTCCAGCCCTTGGCAGGCGCTGATCTGATTTCTGTCCCTATagcttgccttttccagaatgtcatatgaatggaatcgTGTATGTAGactttttgagtctggcttctttcacttaacatgatgcATTTCAGATTTGTCTGTGCTGTTGTGTGTATTAGTAGCttattccttttaattgctgaatagtattccattgtatggaagtatcacagtttgtttatccattcatctgttgacgaacacttgggttgtttctagttttgggcAATTATGACGAAAGCCACTATTCATATGGCATACTGGTTTTTATGTGAACTTAAGTTTTCACTTCTCTGGGGTAAAAACCTAGGAATGAggctttccctggtggtgcagtggttaagaatcctcctgtcaatgcaggggacacaggttcgagccctgggccaggaagatcccacatgccatggagcaactaagcccgtgcaccacaactactgagcctgcactctagagcccgtgagccacaactactgagcctgcgtgctacagctactgaagcccgcgcacctagagcccctgctctgcaacaagaagccaccacaatgaggagcccgcacaccgcaacaaagagtagcccccctgctcactgcaactagagaaagcccgcgcacagcaacgaagacccaatgcagcccaaaaaaaaaaaaaaaaaaaaaaccacctaggAATgagattgttgggtcatatggtaagaatatgtttaaccttataagaaacagccaaactgttttctaaagggTCTGTACTATTTTGCACTCCCATTGGCAATGTATAAGAGTTCTAGTTGTTCACATCTTTGGCAGCTCTAGATATTGTCAATGTTGTTGCTGtttgccattctaatagatgtgtagtggtatctcattgtggttttccattttattttgacCAAAGAATCAAACTATTATCTTATCTAGGAAGGGTAAGGCAGGCCAGATGGATGGGTTCCCCTGGTATTTTGGACAGTTCTCATGCTTCCTATCCAGATGTCCAGAGCCTTCTGAACATCAGCTCTACGTTTTGGGAATTTCCTACCTTATGAATTTGGCCTTCCCAGTCTAGAAATCAGAAACCACTTTCCCACCCTTCCTTGCAGCTGTGGTGTGGGCATGTTTTCCATACTCTGCCAACCAAATGCACCCATGTttgaaaaatttccttttaatttggaaaattttgaaaagacagaaaagtagACAGAAAAGTATGAGGAATCCTCAATAATCTATCTGCTCCCAACAACCGTCCAACCATGGCCCATCCTTTACCACTCACTCCCCTCTTCTGTATTGTTATGTAGCAAATCCCAAACATCATATTTCATCTGCAAGTATTTTGGTACTCACATCATGATTCGATTTGAAAGAGAGTGAGGAGAAGGAGGCAACCTGTAAAATCGATTCTGATGTGAACATCAGAAGTCTTAGCAGAAAATTCTGGGTGGGCATTAGGATTTGTGTAGCCCCGGGAGTGCTTCTCTGGCCCTCCTAGAGATTCAGCGGTTTCCTTAACATCATTGAACACACCTCCTTTTCTGTTTAAACTAGTTGCCTTGGTTTCTATGGTATGTAACGAAGAACCCTGACTGCTATGTTTGGGTCAAGTGTAATGTTGGTTTAATAACCAGTGCCAGGGGGTGGGCATGGATAATTCCCACTTTCAAATTGTGGAAGCAGCAAGTCTTTTGAGAAAGGGGTAGGGATAAGAGATGTCACGGGCATCCATTGTACTGATGACCCGGTGCCCCTCTTTCCTTCTGGAAATTAAACTCCCTTTGTCTTAGTGTAggtttccccagaagcagacgCTGAAAAGGGGATTCAAGTGCAAGCCATTTACTTGAAGTTCAGAGAACACCAacagggagtggggaagggagacaGGGAAGGATGAGCCAATGAAGGGTGTGTTATCTAGAGCAATTGGAGCTTAATCTTGCTGGGGAATCCTGGAAGACTGTAGAACAGTCTAGAGTTATTCATccaaggggtgagggagctggggtatttatctaCCAACTCCCATCAGTTATTGGCAGAGAGCTGCTCCCAGGGGCATTAACTCCCTGGCGCTTTCCAGCTTGGGCAGAGTGAGTTGCAACAGCCAGAAAGAGCCCTCAAGAAGACAGCCACAGAGCAGGCAGCTAGAAGCCAGGTTGTGTGCTTGGAAATGGAAAATGCTGAGGGAATATGGGTGAGACGCCAACAGCATCCCTTCCATGCTGCTTCTAGGgactcttcctccctcctgctccatttcagtGTCCTCATGGATCCTGCCATTTTCTTACAGATTTCACCCCTCACCCCAGTTTTGAGGTGGGCAGGTTATTTGTGCTGAGCCAATCTTTGCCCTTTCCcaggatatatatctatatctatattatatatctctatctatctacctatctacctatctaactatctatctatctatctatctatctatctatctatctatctatctaaccaaccagggttcttggactccttaatcaatagtaattgataagaggccagatgagaaattcaggcaaggctttactgggacttGTGCTGCAGCACGAAGgagcgaaaacaagtaacagttCCCCTTGCTTGCTTCCTGAAGGGGGGTGAGCTGGTAACTTAAATTGGGTGAGGGTAAGGGTGGGTTCATGGGTCCGGGCCGGAGGGTTGGCTTAGGCGGTTGGCCAACCcacttggtggtgctgtgtgcagggatcacgTGCAGtgtcctgcttttgctcctgacaccTCAGAAGTGGTAGTTGGGtttttgatccttttttttttttaatatttatttatttattttggctgtgctgggtcttagttgcagcatgtggacttcttagttgcagcatgcatgtgggatctagttctctgaccagggatcgaacccaggacccTACACTGGGAGCATGGCATGGAGTCCTAcccgctgggccaccagggaagtcccagtctttttgtatcttgttgttcgTAACTTGCCCCAACTGCGCATGTACGCAGTTATTTTtattcccttatagtttctttgtattctgttgctctgTTTCTTGTATtctgcaagcactgcagcaaagggtcccaggtcccaggtcccagcctgtcatatatatataaatcaaggGACCAGCAAGAGTAAACTATTGATGGCAGAAACTCTGTTGTTCCATAATGAACAGAGAGGGCTGAACAAAGTGGGCCCTGAGAGAAGCAGAGGCAAGCTATGGAGAGAGAGTCCTGGTACCCATCCAGATCTGTCCAATGTTCCATCACCCCCTTCCCTCTGATGTTTGGATTCTCAGCTTTCCCTTAGAGCATGTGTGCACTAACCTCCAAACCTTCACAAACTTCACCCTCTAAACTCAGTTAGTTCAAGAAGGGCATTTGAAACTATGTCAGGTAGGATATAGACTTGGCTGCAGTTACAAGGTCCACCAAAATAACAGTGCTGTTTCCACTGTCTAATGCTTTGTAACAGATCATCCCAACATGTAGTTGTTTCTTATGATTCTGTGAGCTGACTGGATGATTCttctgctttgtgtgtgtgttggctggGGGTCATTCAAGGGGCTGCATTTAACTGGTGGCTGGCATGGCACGGAAGATCCAAGATGACTGGATCTTCTGGGGCTCTGGCACTTCCTGTCTGCTGGGGTGCCTTGGTTCTCATCCATCTGGCCTCTCTCTCCACATGGTAGCTCATCCTCTAGGGCCTCTTGGTGTGGCCTCACTCTCCAGGGAGGGAGCTTGGACGTccttacaacatggcagctgggttCCAGAAGAGTAAGAGCGGAAGCTGTAAGGCTTCTTACAGCCTAGGCACAGCATCACCTTCATTGTGTTCTTAGTCAAAGCAGGTCATAAGGTCAGCTCAGAATGAAGGGGAGGAAAAATGGGCTGTGTACCTCTTgatgagggaacagcatgtgcataTTGGGATGAAGAGATTCTTGGTGACTGTTTTTAGAGACTACCTACCacgagtggcttaaacaaggtaGAAGTTTCTCTCTCACATAACAGTCCAGGGATGGTGTGGCTCCTCCAAGATTATGGGTACTGAGGCTCCTTCTATCTTGTTGCTCTTTTGTCCTTATCATGTTGCCCTCATCCACTTTGTTCCAAGATGATCCTTCCCTCGTTCAAATTCcagcaaatgagaaaattgaagaaGGGTAGAGTATACCCTTCCACGAAAGCTATGACCTATACATGGCTCATTGACTTCCCACACGGCCCGTCAGCCAGAATGAAGTCATATGTCCACTTAAATGCAGATGAGGCCAGGAAATACAGTCTTTAGTCTAGTGGCCAGCGGCCCTGCTAAAAATTCCATGCAAGAAGGAGTAGGAGGATACTGGGGGACACTAGCATTCTTATCTGCCAAatgatcaattcaagaagaaatagtgGGCATGTCTGGGATACCCTTAATCTTCTGCAGAGATGAGGAGCCATGTTTAATACAACCTGTTACCACTGGTGGTCATTAGGGCCAAGAGccaaagaatatttattgagcatctgctatgtgtgCTGGGGacacaacagtgaacaagacagaaagattCCTCTTCTTATGGAGTTTCCATTCTAGAGGAAGTGGCGGACCGTAGAAATAGGAATACATAAGTCAGAGAATTTTAGGCATGACAAatataggaagaaaatgaaattggtAGTAGGTGACTTGAGCAGTGGTGGTCAGGGGAGGCCTCTGTGAGTGTGTAGCATTTGGGTTGACACCTGGAGGATGAGAAAGGGTCAATTATTCAAAGACTTCAGGAAAAGCATCACAGACAGGGGGAACAGcaggtacaaaggccctgaggtgagaaTGAGCTTGACTTATTCAAGAAACAGCAAGAAGGCCAGTGTAACTCGAGTAGGGGAAGTCAGGGGAAAAGAGGCCCGAGGGGAGGCCACAGAGATGGGCAGGTCtttatatgaacatatgtttttatttctctcggGTAAATGCCTTCTCTTGCAGAATTGCTGGATCTATGCTTAGGTGactatttaactttataagaaactatcaaactcttttccaaggttctattttacatttccaattGCTCCACATCTCTGCTGACACTTGGTAGGGTCAGTGTTTTTAATTATTgtcattctagggacttccctggtggcccagtgtttgggactccacactcccaatgcagggggcccaggtttgatccctgatcagggaactagatcctgcatgccacagctaagaccgggcacagccaaataaataaatactgaaaaaaaaaatttttttttgtcattctagtaggtgtgtatttcattgtggttttagtttgtatttccctaatgacttatGATGTTGAGCGTTTTTTCACATGCTGTATGGCCGTCACATCTCTTGTTTTGTGacgtgtctgttcaaatctttcgGCCATTTAAACAAGTGGGTTATTTGTCTCACTTTTCAGAAAgcttcctctggctgctgtggggAAGATGGACTGTAGGGGGGaaaagtggaagcagggagagtgGGGAGGGACTGTAGCTTCCACAGAGGCAAGCTTGTCACAGACTCAGCACACAGCCTGCCTTCTGGGAAAGTCAGCTTTGATCTTCCCCAACTCTTGGGCTGCTGCCAGGAGAGACTGAGACACTTTACAGATCTGGTGGCCAGGGGGGCAACCCTGCTTCCTGGAGTCTGACACTGGGAGGAAGGTGCTGCCCTCCATCTCAGCCTGTTCCTTTTCCCAGTGGAATGGAGACCAGCCCAGGCTGGCATATAGGGGTCTGCACCAGTACAGTTGTACCTGTCGCTAAAATATTGAACTACTTCACTTTTGGTTGGTAAAGAGCTTCTACCCCACATCCCACAAATATCTACCACCACCCCAGACGGTTCCCTTGGgacacctcagacttccccacaTCTCAGCAACCAAAGGGGAGCCCCAGGACTCCGATCCAGCCCTGTGGCCACATCTGTTCTGACTGGGCGTTGCCTGGGTGTGGGGCTGTTAGACTGGGGACAGCCTGGGCCTGGCTGGAGTTGGAAGAATCAGATCAGGAGGCTGAGGCTGAGAGATAGAGGGAGGATTTTTCTCAAGGCGAGCCCAGAGCTGAAGACTTGAAGTACTAATAACAGTAACAGCAATGATGTTGATAAAGATGAACGTTCATTGAGCATATACAGGGTGCCAGGCAAGCCTGATTCTAACAGACCTCACAGAATCCTCACAAGAAACTGGACCATTGCAGCAGCCtggcccccagctcctccccctgccccccacagtcTGCTCCCCACGCCCAGCCAGAGGGAACCCTGGGAACATCCGAGTCAGATCAAGGCCCTCCTGGCTCAGAGCTTCCTCTGGTCTCTGGCTGCCCCCGGCTCGCTGGGCTTCAGCCACCTTGAGATGCCTGGTGTGCCAGTAGGGCCTGCAGGACCTGCTCCCTCCAGACctggtggcggtggtggtgatggtggggtgTTGATTCTTCTGCGGCGGGACTCGGCCAGGCCTGGGCAGTGGCGGCGTTAGCAGCCAGCGCTGCCCGGGACTCGGCCCTGACCCTCTTCCAGACTCCAAATACTACGCCCCCGCAACGGGCCACTCAGCGTCTGTCCCATGACCAGCATCCAGTTTCCCCTTTTTTCTCCTGAGCCCGGCCCCCTGGGGAGCTGTGGGTGTGCCGCCTGCACAGGGGAAGGGGGCTTCCTGCTGCTGGCCCATCCCCCCCGGCGCCCTAACCTCAGGTTCCTCCTTCCCCAGGCCCGGCTCATGTCCTGCTGGTGCTAGAAGTCCTTGTCATCTCCTGGGTGGCCTCGGTCAGTGCTCGCTTCCAGCCACTTCCTCATTTGGTGGGAGCAGCCTAACCTGGCCCAGTGTTACCACGTTTCCCCCACCTGCCTCACCCCAAAGCCCCAGTCCTGCGTCTGTGCCGTGTGCATCTGTGTCACTGCCTATTCgtctccctctttctctgcctTCCCTCTACTTTCTCCTTCCCTATCCTCCAtcttggttcttttttctttctctctaaggGTCAAATATCTGTCTTTGGGTCCTGGGTTCCATTTCTGCCTTTATGTtctgtgtcaccttgggcaagtgtCTTTATcttcctgtaaaatggggatcagagCATCTACCTCAGAAGAGTGTTCTTGGGGGTTAAATGCATGAACACTTGGGACGGGGTGCCTGCACGTCGTTAGTACCCGTATCCTGATGGTTCTCTTTTAATATCCTATGAACATCACACGGTTCTGATTGTCAAGTAATTATAACTGGTTCTTATAAAACGCTGACAAGGGTCAGACCCTGTTCtagaaatattaattcatttgattCCCCACAACAATAGTATAAAGTAGGTACTATTttactcctcattttacagatgaggaaactgaggcccagagaggttgagtgacttgttcaaggttgtccagccaggaagaggcagagatAGCTTCAATCACAGTCAGCCACAGACCCTCCTGTTATAATGATGTCTGACCCCTGCCTAGGGATGGAGGTCGAGTTGACACACTACCTTTTGCCCTTCGTTCCAGCCATTGGGGGCTGCAGCGTGGCCCCTGGGGTGTCTGGGCCTGAATCCTTGGTGGTATCCGTCTCCGTTCCTCCTCCCCCAtcgtcccctcctccctcctgccaccaCCCACCTCAGACTTCCTCCTTTACTTGGTTGGATACTACGCCACATCCCACCCTCCTTGGACTGTGGTGTCCAGCAGCGTCGCCTGCATCATGGGGGGCCTTGGACCCTCCAACAGGCTCCTGTCTCTCCTGACTGTGGGTGGTGAGTTGGGGGCTTTGGCAGCTCCTGGGCTCAGctctgggcagggcagggaacAGGGCGGAAAGAGAGAACCAAAGGGTGGGGGTTGGTACCGGAGCAGATCCCTGGCGCCCCAAACCCTATGGGTCTCACCCAGAGCCTGCGCCCCCCAAGATCTGGCCTCTGGGAGAAGCAGAAGGAGGGGATTCTGAGGGTGTTGCAACAGGACAAGTCGATGTAGAAGTAACACAGTCCGGTGGCCTTGATGCTGGCCCGCAGGTCCCACCAGATGTGGCTCTCCACCCACGCCTGCTGCCTGCCAGGACCCACCCTACCCAGCTTCTCTGCCCAACCCCCAGTCATAGTCACGTGTCTCAGTttaccttctttttctctcctcaggTCTCAGCCTCGTTCAGGCCCATACAGGTAGGCCTAGACCTTGCGATCCCCCTCCCTACCTCCCAAAGaccaccccacctctgtcccttcCCCAATCTCTCCACACCACCCACTGATGACTGACGCCACCTCCCAATTCCCAACTCCCACTGGTCTCCTCTGACTCCTGTGCCACTTACATTCCCAGACTGCAACTGCCCCTCGGTGAGCCCCGGCGTGCTGGCGGGGATCGTGCTGGGGGACCTGGCGCTGACCCTCTTCATCGCCCTGGCCGTGTACTCCCTGGGTCGGCTGGTCCCTCGGGGACGAGGACCCACGGAGGGTGAGTGGAGCTGGCCGGGGATGGCCTGGGACCCTCTGAGGACTTGCCTGGCAGGGAGGGGTAAGCTCCCCAGTCACATCCACCCAAAAGGAGGTGATGGAGGGGCGGCTTTTGCAACAAAATGGTCCCAATTCTCACCCCGTCTGTCTCTGAACTCTGCTGTTCCCCACCCCCAAGCAGTGACCCGGAAACAGCACATCACTGAGACAGAGTCGCCTTATCAGGTGAGGAAACCAGCTTTTCTTTCTCACACCTCACTCCTGCCCTGAGGGTGTCTTGTCCCAaatacccctcccccagcccctgcagaACCTAGACCCTAAAGCCCACTttctcagcagctcctcagaCACTTGAAGACATAGCATCCAAAACTGCTTTCAATGATCAATCACAACCTTATGCTCAGCTTAAAATGCGTGGAGGGGAAATACAGGGATGGTTTGTCTCAGCCAGAAGGCAGGCTATGAGTTGTTCCGGAAAAGCCCAGCCCAGGACAGGCTGATTTCTCAGAGAAGTCCTCATAAGGGCAGAGGATATAATTCAACCCTAGTTTGGTAACTCTAAAGAGAGGAGCTCTGAATTTGTGGGGGAGGGACCCTGCA
Above is a window of Balaenoptera ricei isolate mBalRic1 chromosome 19, mBalRic1.hap2, whole genome shotgun sequence DNA encoding:
- the TYROBP gene encoding TYRO protein tyrosine kinase-binding protein isoform X2, producing the protein MGGLGPSNRLLSLLTVGGLSLVQAHTDCNCPSVSPGVLAGIVLGDLALTLFIALAVYSLGRLVPRGRGPTEVTRKQHITETESPYQELQGQRTDVYSNLNTQRPY
- the TYROBP gene encoding TYRO protein tyrosine kinase-binding protein isoform X1, giving the protein MGGLGPSNRLLSLLTVGGLSLVQAHTDCNCPSVSPGVLAGIVLGDLALTLFIALAVYSLGRLVPRGRGPTEAVTRKQHITETESPYQELQGQRTDVYSNLNTQRPY